The region TGAATAGCTTTTAAATTTTCTTGATTGATATGATTTGTCGTTGAGAAAATTTTCCAGTAGTGGTCTCTACATAAAATACGTTTACTTTTCTCGTATATGGATAATATATCTGATATAAATGAAGTGCATGTTTCAACATAAATTTTTTCTGATTCTGACTCATGTTTGCAAAACAAACATTCACTTTCAGTATGACAGTTTTTCACCATATCTTTTATCATTTCAGACATGATATCTTCATAGATTATTGCTAAGCCAAGTAATCCAAGCTCTGGGTGGTTATTAAGGGTGTTTTCAATAGCCAGAACATGTTTACTGCAGATACCACGCCTCAGTCTGGATCTTGTATTTGGATCGTTTACGAATTCATACAGGATTTCTTCTACGAACTTCTCGACACTGGTGTAGATTAACTCACAGATAGGACAATCATCTGTTTGCTTTTCGAATGCCTCGATTATTTTTATTTCAGCAAAATTTCTCGGGTTCACAAAGATTCCTCCAAAATAAAAAACCCCTACTCATTCAAGTAGGAGTCATCAGCCTTTAAGGCAAATAACGGTGGACTCCATCACCAGGCTTATTCATATCCTGAACTCTTCAAACACAGTATTATTCTACCACAAACCGCGGGCCCTTCATCACCGTGTTTTTATCAGTTCCTGTTTTAATATTTTTGAAGAATATATATAATTAACTGGGAGGTCTTTTATGAAAAAATTAGTTTTTCTTTTCTTTCTGGTTATTTCTATCACGGGATTGTCTGCTTCTGTTGAGATCAAAATGCCATCTTTTGACAAAAAAAATGGAATACACAGGATCTATTTCTACAGTCATGATGATAAAACAGAAGTAACAGTTGTTTTCTGGGATGAAGACTACCCAAATTTTCTATTAGATCTCGTCTACGATGTCTACAGATTCTTTAAATGGGGACGCTTTTATGATATTGAAACGTTTTTTGTG is a window of Pseudothermotoga elfii DSM 9442 = NBRC 107921 DNA encoding:
- a CDS encoding DUF6062 family protein gives rise to the protein MNPRNFAEIKIIEAFEKQTDDCPICELIYTSVEKFVEEILYEFVNDPNTRSRLRRGICSKHVLAIENTLNNHPELGLLGLAIIYEDIMSEMIKDMVKNCHTESECLFCKHESESEKIYVETCTSFISDILSIYEKSKRILCRDHYWKIFSTTNHINQENLKAIQVKKLLDLKSKLTVFIEKHDYRKDKQMGDTPRACKIAGMLISNNRIQDGRNRLWLWRFLPKR